The genomic region CCAGCAGGCAATCAATGCCGTCCAGGCCAACTTTCAGTAACCAAGGCAGCAGATCATGGCTCTGACCCCCGATTTCGACAGTTTCGCCAAGGCCTATGAGGCCGGTGAGAACCAGGTTGTCTATACCCGCCTGGCCGCGGATCTCGACACGCCGGTGTCACTGATGCTGAAGCTGACAGGCGCGCAAAAGGACGCCTTTATGCTGGAATCGGTGACCGGAGGCGAGATCCGCGGTCGCTATTCCATCATCGGGATGAAGCCGGATCTGGTCTGGCGCTGCCACGGTGAGACCTCGGCGCTGAACCGCTCGGCCCGGTTTGATGCCGAGGATTTCACCGATCAGACCGGCAACCCGATGGACAATCTGCGGGCGCTGATTGCCGAGAGCCGGATTGATCTGCCCGAGGATCTGCCGCAGGCGGCGGCCGGGCTGTTTGGCTATCTGGGCTATGACATGGTGCGGCTGGTTGAACATCTGCCGAATGTGAACCCCGACCCGCTGGGCCTGCCGGATGCGCTGATGATGCGGCCCTCGGTGGTGGCGGTGCTGGATGGCGTCAAGGGCGAGGTCACAGTGGTGTCGCCCTGCTGGGTCAGTGATGGCCAGTCTGCGCGCGCTGCCTATGCGCAGGCGGCGGAACGGGTGATGGATGCGGTGCGGGATCTGGAACGCGCCATGCCCGCCGAGACCCGCGATCTCGGAGAGGCCGACGAGATCGCGCCGCCGGTCAGCAACTTCACCAAAACCGGCTATATGCAGGCGGTGGAAAAGGCTAAGGATTACATCCGGGCCGGCGACATCTTTCAGGTGGTGCCAGCACAACGCTGGACGCAGGAGTTCCGGCAGCCGCCCTTTGCGCTGTATCGCTCGCTGCGCCGCACCAATCCGTCGCCTTTCATGTTCTATTTCAACTTTGGAAGTTTTCAGGTGGTCGGCGCCAGCCCGGAAATTCTGGTGCGGGTGTTCGGCGAAGAGATCACCATTCGCCCCATTGCCGGCACCCGCCCCCGTGGCGCCACTCCCGAGGAGGACCGCGCACTTGAGGCCGACCTGCTAGCCGACAAGAAAGAACTGGCCGAGCATCTGATGCTGCTGGATCTGGGCCGCAATGATACCGGCCGCGTGGCCAAGATCGGCACCGTGCGCCCCACCGAGAAGTTCATCATCGAACGCTACAGCCACGTGATGCATATCGTCTCCAATGTGGTCGGTGAAATGGCCGAGGACAAGGATGCGTTGGATGCCTTCTTTGCCGGGATGCCGGCCGGCACCGTGTCCGGGGCGCCCAAGGTGCGGGCGATGGAGATCATCGACGAGCTGGAGCCGGAAAAACGCGGCATCTATGGCGGTGGTGTTGGCTATTTCTCGGCGGGCGGCGATATGGATATGTGCATCGCGCTGCGCACCGCCGTTGTTCAGGACAAGAAGCTGTATATTCAGGCCGGCGGAGGCGTGGTCTACGACAGCGACCCGGAATCCGAATATATGGAGACGGTCCACAAATCCAACGCCATTCGCCGCGCAGCCGCAGACGCGGGCCGCTTTACTGGCAG from Parasedimentitalea psychrophila harbors:
- the trpE gene encoding anthranilate synthase component I — protein: MALTPDFDSFAKAYEAGENQVVYTRLAADLDTPVSLMLKLTGAQKDAFMLESVTGGEIRGRYSIIGMKPDLVWRCHGETSALNRSARFDAEDFTDQTGNPMDNLRALIAESRIDLPEDLPQAAAGLFGYLGYDMVRLVEHLPNVNPDPLGLPDALMMRPSVVAVLDGVKGEVTVVSPCWVSDGQSARAAYAQAAERVMDAVRDLERAMPAETRDLGEADEIAPPVSNFTKTGYMQAVEKAKDYIRAGDIFQVVPAQRWTQEFRQPPFALYRSLRRTNPSPFMFYFNFGSFQVVGASPEILVRVFGEEITIRPIAGTRPRGATPEEDRALEADLLADKKELAEHLMLLDLGRNDTGRVAKIGTVRPTEKFIIERYSHVMHIVSNVVGEMAEDKDALDAFFAGMPAGTVSGAPKVRAMEIIDELEPEKRGIYGGGVGYFSAGGDMDMCIALRTAVVQDKKLYIQAGGGVVYDSDPESEYMETVHKSNAIRRAAADAGRFTGSGNR